In Penaeus vannamei isolate JL-2024 chromosome 4, ASM4276789v1, whole genome shotgun sequence, a single window of DNA contains:
- the mRpS10 gene encoding small ribosomal subunit protein uS10m, producing MRSAVCSLLVRALRNEAGSSFSGSNAVGKSTSWASLASAAWLNGSRKHTPLSVPSASTLTVYSSRLLHSSTSNLSPSEVGLTVGEPDKLYSLVEVECRGHEPAVLRSYHTFVTTAARHLEIPVQEVLWPDKHIKRWTLLKSVHIYKKHRVQYEVRTHFLIMKFARLTGSTADTFLEYVQRNLPEGVAMKVTKHELQKLPEHVKPSAEVVA from the exons atgaggagtgcGGTCTGTTCTCTCTTGGTTCGTGCACTCAGGAATGAG GCAGGAAGCAGTTTCAGTGGAAGTAATGCCGTAGGAAAGTCAACATCATGGGCATCTTTAGCATCAGCGGCATGGTTAAATGGAAGCAGAAAACATACACCATTATCTGTTCCCTCTGCATCAACACTGACTGTATACAGTTCCAGACTGCTCCACTCTTCGACTTCAAACCTTTCACCGTCTGAAGTT GGTCTGACTGTGGGTGAGCCTGACAAACTGTACAGCTTGGTAGAAGTAGAATGCCGTGGACATGAACCTGCTGTCTTACGTTCTTACCATACCTTTGTCACTACAGCAGCGAGACACCTTGAAATACCAGTTCAAGAAGT CCTTTGGCCAGACAAGCACATCAAACGATGGACTCTTTTAAAATCAGTTCACATCTACAAGAAACATCGTGTTCAGTATGAAGTGAGGACACACTTTCTCATAATGAAGTTTGCTCGCTTGACGGGGTCAACAGCTGACACTTTCTTGGAATATGTACAAAGAAATTTACCTGAAGGCGTTGCTATGAAAGTTACTAag CATGAGCTCCAGAAACTCCCAGAACATGTGAAGCCATCAGCAGAGGTTGTGGCTTAG